A genomic stretch from Natronomonas gomsonensis includes:
- a CDS encoding YlbF family regulator yields the protein MSVETTPEGDVTDDDVTELAESLGEAITELPAYQEFVEAKAAVENDEELQDEIREFERIREEFMMARQTGDATNDDLRELQSAQQELHEKPKMAKYLQAQSEIELTLQELNVTISEPLEVDFGEKAGGCCQD from the coding sequence ATGAGCGTCGAGACCACCCCCGAGGGCGACGTGACCGACGACGATGTGACCGAACTCGCCGAGTCGCTCGGCGAGGCCATCACCGAACTCCCGGCGTATCAGGAGTTCGTCGAGGCGAAGGCTGCCGTCGAGAACGACGAGGAACTTCAGGATGAAATCCGGGAGTTCGAGCGCATCCGTGAGGAGTTCATGATGGCGCGTCAGACCGGCGACGCGACCAACGACGACCTCCGGGAACTCCAGAGCGCCCAGCAGGAACTCCACGAGAAGCCGAAGATGGCGAAGTACCTGCAGGCCCAATCCGAAATCGAACTGACGCTGCAGGAGCTCAACGTCACCATCTCCGAACCGCTGGAAGTCGACTTCGGCGAGAAGGCCGGCGGCTGCTGTCAGGACTGA
- the dph2 gene encoding diphthamide biosynthesis enzyme Dph2, with protein sequence MSQESESEYTEGDLRNTGMSLKHDRTWDYELDRIVEAVEERDATTVGLQFPEGLKRRAPRVVDDLRDLLPDEVNVMTSGKPCYGACDLDTYMMRRTDVFVHFGHSPMKESEKILYVPLFSNVDVLPIMEESLEELADPDDDENVGLVTTAQHMNKFDEMRTWLEERGYTVETRRGDERLTHEGQVLGCNYASADVDADQILYVGGGKFHPLGLAMEHPEKKVVIADPVNNVVTIADTEQFMKQRYASVHKAMDAEEWGVIFCTKIGQGRWETAEEIVAENDNAYLITMDEVTPDRLTNFGFDAYVNTGCPRITTDDGPQFKQPMLTPGEYKIAIGEEPLDSLEFDTFHGTW encoded by the coding sequence ATGAGTCAGGAATCGGAATCCGAGTACACGGAGGGAGACCTCCGGAATACGGGGATGTCGCTGAAGCACGACCGGACGTGGGATTACGAGTTGGACCGCATCGTCGAGGCGGTCGAGGAACGCGACGCCACGACGGTCGGCCTGCAGTTCCCGGAGGGACTCAAGCGACGCGCACCCCGCGTCGTCGACGACCTGCGAGACTTGCTTCCCGACGAGGTCAACGTAATGACCTCCGGAAAGCCCTGTTACGGCGCCTGCGACCTCGACACCTACATGATGCGCCGGACGGACGTGTTCGTCCACTTCGGGCACTCACCGATGAAGGAGTCGGAGAAAATCCTCTACGTGCCGCTGTTCTCGAACGTCGACGTGTTGCCCATCATGGAGGAGTCCCTCGAGGAGTTGGCCGACCCCGATGACGACGAGAACGTCGGACTGGTGACGACCGCCCAGCACATGAACAAGTTCGACGAGATGCGGACGTGGCTGGAGGAGCGCGGCTACACCGTCGAGACCCGTCGCGGTGACGAGCGACTCACCCACGAAGGGCAAGTGTTGGGCTGTAACTACGCCTCCGCGGACGTCGACGCCGACCAAATCCTGTACGTCGGCGGCGGGAAGTTCCACCCCCTCGGGCTGGCGATGGAACACCCCGAGAAGAAAGTCGTCATCGCCGACCCGGTCAACAACGTCGTCACCATCGCCGACACCGAGCAGTTCATGAAACAGCGCTACGCCTCGGTCCACAAGGCGATGGACGCCGAGGAGTGGGGCGTCATCTTCTGTACGAAAATCGGGCAGGGGCGCTGGGAGACCGCCGAAGAAATCGTTGCGGAAAACGACAACGCCTACCTCATCACGATGGACGAGGTGACGCCGGACCGCCTGACGAACTTCGGCTTCGACGCCTACGTCAACACCGGGTGTCCGCGCATCACGACCGACGACGGCCCGCAGTTCAAACAGCCGATGTTGACGCCCGGCGAGTACAAAATCGCCATCGGTGAGGAACCCCTCGACAGCCTGGAGTTCGATACGTTCCACGGTACGTGGTAG
- a CDS encoding METTL5 family protein, whose amino-acid sequence MTDGTPGATRRRLAQELAVVAGFEDPRAPLEQYHTPPDLAAHIVHVADLQGDIEGETVVDLGCGTGMLALGAALRGPKRVVGVDIDPAPLSTALENERRVGATADVSWLRADATEAPLCPDEGVTVLMNPPFGAQTGNEGADRAFLETAVDIAAVSYSVHNAGSESFVESFADDNAGEVTHAFAAEFDLPRQFDHHEESTRSIDTEVFRIEWT is encoded by the coding sequence ATGACCGACGGGACTCCCGGGGCGACGCGACGGCGGTTAGCACAGGAACTGGCGGTCGTCGCCGGCTTCGAGGACCCGCGGGCGCCGCTGGAGCAGTACCACACGCCGCCGGATTTGGCGGCTCACATCGTCCACGTCGCTGACTTACAGGGCGACATCGAGGGCGAAACCGTCGTCGACCTCGGCTGTGGGACGGGGATGTTGGCGCTCGGGGCGGCGCTTCGGGGACCGAAGCGCGTCGTCGGCGTCGACATCGACCCGGCACCGCTGTCGACGGCGCTGGAAAACGAGCGCCGCGTCGGCGCGACGGCCGACGTGTCGTGGCTTCGCGCCGACGCCACCGAAGCGCCGCTGTGTCCCGACGAGGGGGTGACCGTGCTGATGAATCCGCCGTTCGGCGCCCAAACCGGCAACGAGGGCGCCGACCGCGCCTTTCTGGAAACCGCTGTCGATATCGCCGCCGTCTCCTACTCCGTCCACAACGCCGGCAGCGAGTCGTTCGTCGAATCCTTCGCCGACGACAACGCCGGCGAGGTGACCCACGCCTTCGCCGCGGAGTTCGACCTCCCGCGACAGTTCGACCACCACGAGGAGTCGACCCGAAGTATCGATACGGAAGTGTTCCGTATCGAGTGGACGTAG
- a CDS encoding rhomboid family intramembrane serine protease translates to MAAPAVAWYVVLAVGILVSLSTLVALARPGGRWGRLARKRLVLGVPWGTLLVVAVVAAFYLFVQDGLANPYNPVTIPFRAWGYFYPTGVLTAGFAHSGLGHVTGNLLGTLVFGTLAEYAWSHFPRERGRSSFSSFRTNPFARILAWAGGVFAVTVLTSLFALGPVIGFSGVVFAFVGFALIRYPLSTLVAVLVSGVVTLVYNSLRSPTLQQTAAESFSRPWWANVAIQGHALGLFVGVTLAIALCYRRNVRPNPTHLWLAALVFAVDRGLWAVYIIEGSETFRLFRALGTALVFLLAALIASGAAASTRDLIASIDLSRREAAYGLVLASLFALALVAVPLNLFAVDDASAGIDDAEPTEVGDYTVFYAEDVENQFIPAVPLPGGNSTDRVNASGVIVVSEDRNIWWEEVSKSRLASRGTATVRLGGLTWNEDVRANRTTWRLAGGNQTYNVRLGPAAADERSVVYRAERATADARIGGRNVSIQPVESRFDVVVSRNNDTLGRAAVPTNGTETTVGGLTVERDERDLFVERGETRVRIAQRSR, encoded by the coding sequence ATGGCAGCACCGGCCGTCGCCTGGTACGTCGTGCTCGCGGTCGGCATCCTCGTCTCGCTTTCGACGCTCGTCGCACTCGCCCGTCCCGGCGGACGCTGGGGGCGACTCGCCCGGAAGCGACTCGTGTTGGGCGTCCCGTGGGGAACGCTCCTCGTCGTCGCGGTCGTCGCGGCGTTCTATCTGTTCGTCCAAGACGGCCTCGCGAACCCCTACAATCCGGTTACCATCCCGTTTCGCGCGTGGGGGTACTTCTATCCGACCGGGGTGCTCACGGCGGGGTTTGCCCACTCGGGGCTGGGTCACGTCACCGGTAATCTGCTCGGAACGCTCGTCTTCGGGACGCTCGCGGAGTACGCCTGGAGTCACTTCCCCCGAGAGCGCGGCCGCTCTTCGTTTTCGTCGTTCCGGACGAACCCCTTCGCCCGCATCCTCGCGTGGGCCGGTGGCGTGTTCGCGGTGACCGTCCTCACGTCGCTGTTCGCCCTCGGCCCTGTCATCGGCTTCTCCGGCGTCGTCTTCGCCTTCGTCGGGTTCGCGCTGATTCGGTACCCGCTGTCGACGCTCGTGGCGGTGCTGGTCAGCGGCGTCGTCACCCTCGTTTACAATTCGCTTCGGTCGCCGACGCTCCAACAGACAGCGGCCGAATCGTTCTCCCGACCGTGGTGGGCCAACGTCGCCATCCAGGGCCACGCGCTGGGGCTGTTCGTCGGTGTCACGCTGGCTATCGCGCTGTGCTATCGCCGGAACGTCCGACCGAACCCGACGCATCTGTGGCTCGCCGCGCTCGTCTTCGCCGTCGACCGAGGGTTGTGGGCCGTCTACATCATCGAAGGCTCCGAGACGTTCCGGCTGTTCCGTGCGCTCGGGACGGCACTCGTCTTCCTTTTGGCCGCGCTAATCGCAAGCGGTGCGGCGGCCTCGACGCGTGACCTGATAGCCAGCATCGACCTCTCGCGCCGCGAGGCGGCGTACGGTCTCGTCCTCGCGTCGCTTTTCGCCCTCGCGCTCGTCGCCGTCCCGCTCAATCTCTTCGCCGTCGACGACGCCAGCGCCGGTATCGACGACGCCGAACCGACCGAGGTCGGCGACTACACCGTCTTCTACGCCGAAGACGTCGAAAACCAGTTCATCCCGGCCGTTCCGCTCCCCGGCGGTAACTCGACGGACCGGGTCAACGCCAGCGGCGTCATCGTCGTCTCCGAGGATCGAAACATCTGGTGGGAGGAGGTCTCGAAGAGCCGACTCGCTTCTCGCGGGACGGCGACGGTTCGACTCGGCGGCCTCACGTGGAACGAAGACGTTCGTGCCAACCGGACGACGTGGCGACTCGCAGGTGGCAACCAGACGTACAACGTCCGTCTCGGACCCGCCGCGGCTGACGAGCGGTCGGTCGTCTACCGGGCCGAACGAGCCACGGCCGATGCCCGCATCGGCGGCCGGAACGTCTCTATTCAGCCAGTGGAGTCGCGGTTCGATGTCGTCGTCTCACGGAACAACGACACGCTCGGACGGGCGGCCGTCCCCACAAACGGAACGGAGACGACCGTCGGTGGCCTCACCGTCGAACGCGACGAGCGTGACCTCTTCGTCGAACGCGGCGAGACGCGGGTCCGTATCGCCCAGCGCTCGAGGTAA
- a CDS encoding alcohol dehydrogenase catalytic domain-containing protein, with translation MQAAVFTAFGDGDEVELQERPDPTPAADEAVVDVRACSINRHDLWILQGDSAMVPEGALPFVSGLDAAGVVSEVGDDVHGLETGDRVLLCPNQTCGSCEFCREGPETLCEQFMLFHGALAEQAAVDASRLIPLPESVGFREAAALPTAYLTAWHMLQEADVGPTDLVFVPGATGGVGVAAVQLTGVLGGTAIGTSTSERKLERLRDLGCEHTIHSADPEELTREVRSLGPVDAVVNHLSGEYTQVGLEALRRGGTMVICGRTAGSSQFKPAPFFLNHHRIVGSTMGTQPELETLVELLADGAFEPPVGDTYTLSETGDAFDDMLERDAFGKLVVEP, from the coding sequence ATGCAAGCCGCCGTGTTCACCGCTTTCGGCGACGGAGACGAAGTCGAACTACAGGAGCGCCCGGACCCGACGCCGGCCGCCGACGAAGCCGTCGTCGACGTTCGTGCCTGCTCTATCAACCGCCACGACCTCTGGATTCTACAGGGTGATTCCGCGATGGTTCCGGAGGGTGCGCTGCCGTTCGTCTCCGGCCTCGACGCCGCGGGCGTCGTCAGCGAAGTCGGCGACGACGTACATGGATTGGAGACGGGCGACCGCGTACTTCTGTGTCCGAACCAGACCTGTGGGTCCTGTGAGTTCTGTCGGGAGGGCCCCGAGACGCTGTGTGAGCAGTTCATGCTGTTTCACGGCGCCCTCGCCGAACAGGCCGCCGTCGACGCCAGTCGCCTGATTCCCCTCCCCGAATCAGTCGGATTCCGCGAGGCGGCGGCGCTTCCGACCGCCTATCTCACGGCGTGGCACATGCTACAGGAGGCCGACGTGGGACCGACGGACCTCGTGTTCGTCCCCGGTGCGACCGGTGGCGTCGGCGTCGCTGCCGTCCAACTCACCGGTGTCCTCGGCGGAACGGCAATCGGCACGTCCACTTCCGAGCGGAAACTCGAACGCTTGCGTGACCTCGGCTGTGAGCACACGATTCACTCGGCGGACCCCGAGGAACTCACCCGGGAGGTCCGTTCGCTCGGCCCCGTCGACGCCGTGGTCAATCACCTCTCGGGGGAGTACACGCAGGTCGGCCTCGAAGCCCTCCGCCGCGGCGGGACGATGGTCATCTGCGGTCGGACTGCCGGCTCCTCGCAGTTCAAGCCCGCGCCCTTCTTCCTCAACCACCACCGCATCGTCGGCTCGACGATGGGCACCCAACCGGAGTTGGAGACGCTCGTCGAACTGCTCGCCGACGGCGCCTTCGAACCGCCGGTCGGCGATACTTACACGCTCTCCGAAACCGGTGACGCATTCGACGATATGCTCGAACGGGACGCCTTCGGAAAACTGGTCGTCGAACCGTAG
- a CDS encoding YndJ family protein codes for MTRHRTAPSVRGVALTDLSAIAGAVLWVGLAVGLGLGPIERALALAPLVLVPLGIDFAATPAFDGLTGQLYAAAAVCQPVGAALLAGSLVVESDAVAAAMASAWLVVAILLALVATVRTADRGPWPLAETVIDAGSAYTVVGAAALVLYHLGVTLWFSPVIVLLTAVHFHYAGFVLPVTAGLVGRCAVADADGVLYRPLAGVVAVGPAIIAVGISFSPAVELLAVGVFTAAVAVLGGYIALRVAPTRPRLQGFLLAASALALPVSMLLALAYGVTAFTGRGFAGLSISRMVSLHGTLNAFGFGLLATVGWRLSVPTRE; via the coding sequence ATGACCCGGCATCGAACCGCTCCGTCGGTTCGAGGCGTCGCGTTGACCGATTTGAGCGCGATAGCCGGCGCGGTACTGTGGGTCGGCCTCGCCGTCGGATTGGGTCTTGGCCCCATCGAGCGAGCACTCGCGCTCGCACCGCTCGTGTTGGTTCCACTCGGCATCGACTTCGCCGCGACGCCGGCGTTCGATGGTCTCACGGGACAGTTGTACGCGGCCGCTGCCGTTTGTCAGCCGGTCGGCGCGGCGCTGTTGGCCGGTTCGCTCGTCGTCGAATCCGACGCCGTGGCCGCCGCGATGGCGTCGGCTTGGTTGGTCGTTGCCATCCTGTTGGCGCTCGTCGCCACCGTCCGGACCGCCGACCGTGGGCCGTGGCCGCTCGCGGAGACGGTCATCGACGCCGGATCGGCCTACACCGTGGTCGGTGCGGCCGCCCTCGTCCTGTATCACCTCGGCGTAACGCTGTGGTTTTCGCCAGTCATCGTCCTCCTCACGGCGGTTCACTTTCACTACGCCGGGTTCGTCCTTCCGGTGACGGCTGGCCTCGTCGGCCGGTGTGCCGTCGCCGACGCCGACGGCGTCCTGTACCGACCTCTCGCTGGCGTCGTCGCGGTCGGCCCGGCGATAATCGCCGTCGGCATCTCGTTTTCCCCGGCCGTCGAACTCCTCGCAGTCGGCGTTTTCACTGCCGCGGTCGCGGTGCTCGGCGGGTACATCGCCCTCCGGGTCGCCCCGACGCGGCCGCGACTGCAGGGGTTCCTGCTCGCGGCGTCGGCGCTGGCGCTTCCCGTCTCGATGCTCTTGGCGCTCGCCTACGGGGTCACGGCGTTCACCGGACGCGGGTTCGCGGGGTTGAGCATCTCCCGAATGGTGTCGCTTCACGGCACGCTGAACGCCTTCGGGTTCGGCTTACTGGCGACGGTCGGGTGGCGGCTTTCGGTGCCGACTCGGGAGTGA
- a CDS encoding DUF4166 domain-containing protein, translating to MTGVYEHALGSEAEDLHPKVRQRYSIGPEDGFATVGRGEMDIRRGVQFLPVLYAMPTRNLLFPESGDDVPFSVTTVAYRDEAGHEVMTTRREFEFESTRRRFDSLTVWDEDAGRLLDFLGLGGHIVSELHPRVEDGTLVVEGGRQWLRVRGRYLPMPGPLAATVEVRDRYDETEECYHVDAVVETLAGQVLSYRGSFTQERESMTDVPADLRPTRGLWTLPPE from the coding sequence ATGACTGGTGTTTACGAACACGCCCTCGGTTCCGAGGCCGAGGACCTCCACCCGAAGGTGCGACAACGCTACAGCATCGGCCCCGAAGACGGGTTCGCAACTGTCGGTCGCGGCGAGATGGACATCCGTCGCGGTGTTCAGTTCCTCCCGGTGTTGTACGCCATGCCGACCCGGAACCTCCTCTTTCCCGAATCCGGCGACGACGTTCCCTTCTCGGTGACGACCGTCGCCTATCGCGACGAGGCCGGCCACGAGGTAATGACGACCCGTCGTGAGTTCGAGTTCGAATCGACACGCCGACGGTTCGATTCACTGACCGTCTGGGACGAAGATGCCGGGCGACTCCTCGACTTTCTCGGATTGGGCGGCCACATCGTCTCCGAACTCCACCCCCGCGTCGAGGACGGCACACTCGTCGTCGAAGGGGGCCGCCAGTGGCTCCGCGTTCGGGGGCGCTATCTCCCGATGCCGGGACCGCTGGCGGCGACGGTCGAAGTCCGGGACCGCTACGACGAGACCGAGGAGTGTTATCACGTCGACGCGGTCGTGGAAACGCTCGCAGGACAGGTGCTGTCGTATCGCGGGTCGTTCACACAGGAGCGCGAATCAATGACGGACGTGCCGGCGGACCTCCGCCCGACCCGTGGCCTCTGGACGCTCCCGCCGGAATGA
- a CDS encoding phosphotransferase family protein, with amino-acid sequence MTDTSSDYFDRIVDREKLKAYLESELGPAETFEVSHHQEGHSNETLFVTWGEQELVIRRPPPGDIAENAHDVLREYRVIDALQDTEVRVPTTVFATDDHSILGCDFYGMEKAEGDVLRDTEPERFANPEAREAIGHELVDRLVEIHEVDYESVGLEHGDFGYPPGFTERQVRRWSEQLTWAFEVTAEEREVETLYDVMSWLTENAPDDDEYPSTLVHGDYKLDNVMFAPSDDPEIAAIFDWEMSTLGDPFTDLGWMLSYWREEKDPEPPTPTLASTFMTNEGYPTRRDLVERYERKTGFEFDNWKFYWVLAVYKLAGLGEMFFRRYLEGNSDDPMYPKMREGVPALAEQAQMIIDGEMEL; translated from the coding sequence GTGACGGACACTAGCTCCGACTACTTCGACCGCATCGTCGACCGGGAGAAACTGAAGGCGTACCTCGAATCGGAACTCGGTCCCGCCGAAACCTTCGAGGTCTCCCACCACCAAGAGGGCCACTCCAACGAGACGCTGTTCGTCACGTGGGGCGAGCAGGAACTCGTCATCCGTCGGCCGCCGCCGGGCGACATCGCCGAGAACGCCCACGACGTACTCAGAGAGTATCGCGTCATCGACGCCCTCCAAGACACCGAGGTTCGGGTCCCGACGACGGTGTTCGCCACCGACGACCACTCGATTCTCGGGTGTGACTTCTACGGGATGGAGAAGGCCGAAGGTGACGTGCTCCGGGACACCGAACCGGAGCGTTTCGCCAACCCCGAGGCACGGGAAGCCATCGGCCACGAACTCGTCGACCGACTCGTCGAGATTCACGAGGTCGATTACGAATCGGTCGGCCTCGAACACGGCGACTTCGGCTATCCGCCGGGCTTTACCGAACGGCAGGTCCGTCGGTGGTCCGAGCAGTTGACGTGGGCCTTCGAGGTCACCGCCGAGGAACGCGAAGTCGAGACGCTGTACGACGTGATGTCGTGGCTCACCGAGAACGCCCCCGACGACGACGAGTACCCATCGACGCTCGTCCACGGCGACTACAAACTCGACAACGTGATGTTCGCGCCCTCGGACGATCCCGAAATCGCCGCCATCTTCGACTGGGAGATGTCGACGCTCGGGGACCCCTTCACCGACCTCGGATGGATGCTCTCGTATTGGCGCGAGGAGAAAGACCCCGAACCGCCCACGCCGACGCTGGCCTCGACGTTCATGACCAACGAGGGCTACCCAACCCGCCGTGACCTCGTCGAGCGCTACGAGCGGAAGACCGGCTTCGAGTTCGATAACTGGAAGTTCTACTGGGTGCTCGCCGTCTACAAACTCGCCGGCCTCGGAGAGATGTTCTTCCGGCGGTATCTGGAGGGCAACTCCGACGACCCGATGTATCCGAAGATGCGCGAGGGCGTCCCCGCACTCGCCGAACAGGCCCAGATGATAATCGACGGCGAGATGGAACTCTAA
- a CDS encoding acyl-CoA dehydrogenase family protein yields the protein MEYHDSPEAKELAERAREFVDDVVIPTEREHLGGGPVGEEVIEDLRAEARERDIYCPQIDEEHGGMGYDLADVLPLFEEAGRSLLGASAMRVDAPDEGNMHTIELVGTEAQKEEWLEPLVAGDIRSAFGMTEPRAGAGSDPKMLKTTAEKDGDEWVINGHKWWTTQGSHADVILVMAVTDPDVHPYKGASIILVPTDADGVDFVRDIPHLGPDLDGHGHAEFEFNDVRVPEENLLGQENMGFAIAQQRLGPARLTHCMRFSGMATRALTIAKAYMSEREAFGSSLSDKQSLRYDIADKETELHAARTMVRHAAEEIARGEEARIPVSMSKVFTANVAQETIDLAIQCCGGAGISRDLPLADFYEGVRAFRIVDGADEVHQRVIARDAFEGAEENAHELERTPTF from the coding sequence ATGGAGTACCACGACTCCCCGGAAGCGAAGGAACTCGCCGAGCGCGCACGCGAGTTCGTCGACGATGTCGTCATCCCGACCGAACGCGAACACCTCGGCGGTGGACCGGTCGGCGAGGAGGTCATCGAGGACCTCCGGGCGGAGGCCCGCGAGCGGGACATCTACTGTCCACAAATTGACGAGGAACACGGCGGAATGGGGTATGACCTCGCCGACGTGTTGCCGCTGTTCGAGGAAGCCGGTCGCTCGCTTCTGGGCGCTTCCGCGATGCGCGTCGACGCGCCCGACGAGGGGAACATGCACACTATCGAACTGGTCGGCACCGAGGCCCAGAAAGAGGAGTGGCTCGAGCCGCTTGTCGCCGGCGACATCCGGTCGGCCTTCGGGATGACCGAACCCCGGGCCGGCGCCGGCTCGGACCCCAAGATGCTCAAGACCACCGCCGAAAAGGACGGCGACGAGTGGGTCATCAACGGCCACAAGTGGTGGACGACGCAGGGCAGTCACGCCGACGTCATCCTCGTGATGGCCGTCACCGACCCCGACGTCCACCCCTACAAGGGCGCCTCCATCATCCTCGTCCCCACCGACGCCGACGGCGTCGATTTCGTCCGCGACATCCCGCATCTCGGACCCGACCTTGATGGCCACGGCCACGCCGAATTCGAGTTCAACGACGTGCGGGTTCCCGAGGAGAACCTGCTCGGACAGGAGAACATGGGCTTTGCCATCGCCCAACAGCGTCTCGGCCCCGCCCGCCTCACTCACTGCATGCGCTTCTCGGGGATGGCGACGCGGGCGCTCACCATCGCGAAGGCGTACATGAGCGAACGGGAGGCCTTCGGTTCGTCGCTGTCCGACAAGCAGTCGCTGCGCTACGACATCGCCGACAAGGAGACGGAACTCCACGCGGCCCGGACGATGGTCCGCCACGCCGCCGAGGAAATCGCCCGCGGCGAAGAGGCCCGCATCCCCGTCTCGATGTCGAAAGTGTTCACCGCGAACGTCGCCCAGGAGACAATCGACCTCGCGATTCAATGCTGTGGCGGCGCCGGCATCTCCCGTGACCTCCCGCTTGCGGACTTCTACGAGGGCGTTCGGGCCTTCCGTATCGTCGACGGCGCCGACGAGGTCCACCAGCGCGTTATCGCCCGCGACGCCTTCGAGGGCGCCGAGGAGAACGCCCACGAACTGGAGCGGACGCCCACGTTCTAA
- a CDS encoding SDR family NAD(P)-dependent oxidoreductase, with protein MDLGLDDKTALVTGGAGRIGSEDCRVLAEEGAEVVVLDVNYEAAENIADEIEEDYDGTAHAVECDLTDREDVANTVAALEEETGGIDILVNNAGMVDARDKVEDFDDEIWDRDIAVNLTGAYNITQAVYPGMKERGFGRIISMSSMAGWQGGFGQLSYSATKAALIGFGKTLALEGAQHGVTSNIIAPSIVVGQLADLPIDQLEQVDEHFARIAKATPMRKLGKEEDVSNLVAYLSSEQSNYITGQVIGVTGGIDLFSF; from the coding sequence ATGGACCTAGGACTCGACGACAAAACCGCTCTCGTCACTGGCGGTGCCGGACGTATCGGAAGCGAAGACTGCCGCGTACTCGCCGAGGAGGGCGCCGAAGTGGTCGTCCTCGACGTGAACTACGAAGCCGCCGAAAACATCGCCGACGAAATCGAGGAGGACTACGACGGCACCGCCCACGCCGTCGAGTGTGACCTCACCGACCGAGAGGACGTCGCCAACACCGTCGCCGCCCTCGAAGAGGAGACCGGCGGCATCGACATCCTCGTCAACAACGCCGGGATGGTCGACGCCCGCGACAAGGTCGAGGACTTCGACGACGAAATCTGGGACCGTGACATCGCCGTCAACCTCACCGGCGCCTACAACATCACACAGGCCGTCTATCCCGGGATGAAGGAACGCGGCTTCGGTCGCATCATCTCGATGTCCTCGATGGCCGGTTGGCAGGGCGGCTTCGGCCAGCTCTCCTACTCGGCGACGAAGGCGGCGCTCATCGGCTTCGGCAAGACGCTCGCACTCGAAGGTGCCCAACACGGCGTCACCTCGAACATCATTGCCCCCAGCATCGTCGTTGGCCAACTCGCGGACCTCCCCATCGACCAACTCGAACAGGTCGACGAGCACTTCGCCCGCATCGCCAAGGCAACCCCGATGCGGAAACTCGGCAAGGAAGAGGACGTCTCGAACCTCGTCGCCTACCTCTCCTCGGAGCAATCCAACTACATCACCGGACAGGTCATCGGCGTCACCGGCGGTATCGACCTTTTCTCCTTCTAA
- a CDS encoding HAD family hydrolase has protein sequence MSDGHRYDTVFWDIGGVIVELASVREGYAAFVAELADTHGLDPETALDDWKSVLGEHFRGREGTEYRTAKEGYRKATAALFDGDPPEGWRATFDRCTAATLRAEDGAIETIETLADAGIEQAIVSDIDTHEAENMLDSFGIHECFAHVTTSEAVGYTKPDERMFRDALGAIQSDPERTVMVGDRHSHDVAGASALGIAAAGYGEEGWGPKADHELEALRELLAVVGVSD, from the coding sequence GTGAGCGACGGCCACCGCTACGACACCGTCTTCTGGGATATCGGCGGCGTCATCGTCGAACTCGCATCGGTCCGGGAGGGGTACGCAGCCTTCGTCGCCGAACTCGCCGATACACACGGCCTCGACCCCGAGACGGCCCTCGACGACTGGAAATCCGTCCTCGGCGAGCACTTCCGTGGCCGGGAGGGAACCGAATACCGAACCGCAAAGGAGGGATACCGGAAGGCGACGGCCGCGCTGTTCGACGGCGACCCACCGGAGGGGTGGCGAGCAACCTTCGACCGCTGTACCGCGGCGACGCTGCGCGCCGAAGACGGTGCAATCGAGACCATCGAGACGCTGGCCGACGCCGGCATCGAGCAGGCCATCGTCTCCGATATCGACACCCACGAAGCCGAGAACATGCTCGACTCGTTCGGCATCCACGAGTGTTTCGCCCACGTCACCACCTCCGAAGCCGTCGGCTACACGAAACCCGACGAGCGAATGTTCCGTGATGCCCTCGGAGCAATCCAATCCGACCCCGAACGAACGGTAATGGTCGGGGACCGCCACTCTCACGACGTTGCCGGCGCGTCGGCGCTCGGAATCGCCGCAGCCGGCTACGGCGAGGAAGGCTGGGGCCCGAAAGCCGACCACGAACTCGAAGCCCTCCGGGAGTTACTCGCGGTCGTCGGCGTCTCGGACTGA